One genomic segment of Tripterygium wilfordii isolate XIE 37 chromosome 9, ASM1340144v1, whole genome shotgun sequence includes these proteins:
- the LOC120005316 gene encoding protein PYRICULARIA ORYZAE RESISTANCE 21 isoform X3, with translation MAEPNVTTMVIKVDLQCEKCYKKIKKVLCKFPQIRDQVYDEKKNTVTIKVAGCNPEKIKQKICCKGGECVIDIQIQKPKPPPPPDPKPPAPCCPPLIVAFPIPVAAFPTGVCCRECYGPHGYPPPCFCGGNCATSRYYVNRRDNCICEENPYACSIM, from the exons ATGGCTGAGCCAAAC gtTACAACGATGGTGATAAAGGTGGATCTTCAATGTGAAAAATGCtacaagaaaatcaagaaagtgcTCTGCAAATTCCCTC AAATTCGAGACCAGGTATACGATGAGAAGAAGAACACTGTGACAATCAAGGTGGCAGGTTGCAATCCTGAGAAGATCAAGCAGAAGATATGCTGCAAAGGAGGTGAATGTGTCATagacattcaaattcaaaagcccaaaccaccaccaccaccggatCCCAAACCACCAGCTCCGTGTTGCCCACCACTAATAGTGGCTTTCCCAATACCGGTAGCGGCTTTCCCAACTGGGGTGTGTTGTAGGGAGTGTTATGGTCCACATGGATATCCACCGCCGTGTTTTTGTGGCGGCAATTGTGCAACATCACGTTATTACGTCAACAGACGTGATAATTGTATCTGTGAAGAAAACCCCTATGCCTGCTCAATCATGTAA